In Herpetosiphonaceae bacterium, the genomic stretch CTACCGATCGGCGCTGAAGATCAGTTCAAGGGCATTATCGATCTGATGAACAACAACGCCGTGATCTACAAAGACGACCTCGGCAAAGAGCAGGAGATCGTCGAGATTCCGGCGGAGCTGGTCGATAAAGCCGCCGAGCTGCGCGCGCAGATGGTCGAGGCCATCGCCGAGACGGACGACGCGCTGACGCTGCTCTATCTCGAAGGCGAAGAGATCGGCGTCGATGAGCTGAAGCGCGCGCTGCGCACGGCGACGATCGAGAATAAGCTGGTGCCGGTGCTGTGTGGCGCGGCGCTCAAAAACAAGGGCGTGCAGCGCATGCTCGACGCGGTGGTCGACTATCTGCCCTCGCCGCTGGAGGTTCCGGCGATCAAGGCGGTGCTGCCCGGCCAGAGCCCCGACGCCGAGGATGTCGAGTTCATCACGCGCAATCCCGACGACAACGAGCCGTTCGCGGCGCTGGTCTTCAAGATCGTCGCCGACCCGTTCGTCGGTAAGCTGGCGTACTTCCGCGTCTATTCGGGCAAGATCGAGGCTGGCTCGTATGTGTTCAACTCGACCAAAGGCCAGAAAGAGCGCATCGGTCGTCTGTTGCAGATGCACGCGAACCACCGCGAAGAGATCAAGGAAGTCTACGCGGGCGACATCGCCGCGATGGTCGGCCCCAAGCAGACCTTCACCGGCGACACGATCTGCGATCCAACCAGCCCGGTCGTGCTTGAGACGATCAAGTTCCCCGACCCGGTGATTCACGTCGCGGTCGAGCCCAAGACCAAGGCCGACCAGGACAAGATGGGCCTGGCGCTGGCGAAGCTGGCCGAGGAAGATCCAACCTTCCGCCTGCGCACCGACCAGGAGACGGGCCAGACGATCATCGGCGGCATGGGCGAGCTGCACCTTGAAGTGATCGTCGACCGCATGATGCGTGAGTTCAAGGTCGAGGCGAACGTTGGTAAGCCGCAGGTAGCCTACCGCGAGAGCATCTCGCAGCCCAGCGACATCGACTCGAAGTTTGTGCGCCAGTCGGGCGGTAAAGGCCAGTACGGTCACGTCAAGGTCCGCTTCGAGCCGATGGATCAGGGCACGGGCTTTGAGTTCGTCAATGCTACCGTGGGCGGCTCGGTGCCGAAGGAGTACGTTCCGGCGGTCGAGCAGGGCATTCGTGAGGCGATGGAGACGGGCGTTGTCGCCGGGTATCCGGTGGTCGACCTGCGCGCCACGCTGTATGATGGCTCTTTCCACGAGGTTGACTCGTCGGAGATGGCGTTCAAGATTGCGGCGTCGATGGCGCTCAAGGACGGCGTGCGCAAGGGCCGCCCGCAGATCTTGGAGCCGATCATGAAGGTTGAGGTCACAGTGCCGGAAGACTTCATGGGCACGGTGCTCGGCGATCTCAACAGCCGCCGTGGTCGCGTCGAGGGCATGGACGCTCGCGGTAACGCTCAGGTGATCCGCGCCCAGGTACCGCTGTCGAACATGTTCGGCTACGCGACCGACCTGCGCTCGATGACGTCGGGCCGCGCGAACTACTCGATGGAGTTCTCGCACTACGAGCCGCTGCCCAACAGCCTGGCCGAAGAGATCATGGCGAAGAGCAAGCGCTAAATCCGAACCGAATCAAGAAGGCAGCTCCACACACGTGGGGCTGCCTTTTTTGTTGGCTGCGCTCGGACAGGCGTGAGCCGGTGATTGATCTGGTATGGACGTATTGCGATACACCCTGGGCGCTACCTGTTCGCGAACTTCTCCGGCTGCTGATGGTGAAAGACCTCGTACAGCATCAATACCGCCGCGTTGCCGACGTTGAGCGAGTCGATCTTGCCGGTCATCGGGATCGCCACCTCGACATCCGCCGCGTCGTGCCACTCCCTGACGATGCCGTAGCGCTCGCTGCCCATCACCACCGCCACTCGTCCGCGATAGTCTGCCTTGCGGTAGTTGAGCGGCGCGTCGGCGTCGGTGGTGACGATGCGAAAATCATGCTCTTTCAGCCAGCGGATCGCCTCGTCGACCTGCGCTTCGATCACCGGAAACGTGAAAGATGATCCCATGCTGGAGTGCAGCAGCTTGGGATGCGATAGCCGCGTGCGCCGGTTGGTGATGATGATCCCGTCGGCTCCCACGGCGTCGGCGCAGCGAATGATCGTGCCGATGTTGCCGGGTATTTCGAGCGCATCCAGCACGACGAGGCTATTGTGCTGCTTGAGCTGAAGATCGTCCCAGGTAAAGCGCGGCAGCCGCACAATCGCCGCCAGACCATCAGGCTCGTCCTTGTCGGCAAGCCGCTGCATCACCCGCTCGCTGACCTGATACGAATGTACTCCCGCGTGCATCAGCCTGTCGACCAGCGCTCTGGCCGCGTCGCCGCGAAGTAGCTCAGGACACACAAAAAAGGCGCGGATCTCCAGCGCCTCCTTCTGTGCGATCGTCAGCTCCCACAGGCCTTCGAGACAGGCCAGGTTCTCAGGATTGGATTTGGTGTTGTTTTTGACAGCAAGATACTGCTTGACTCGTGGATGCTGAATGCCTGCTGGCACTGGCTTGACAACGCTCATCTTCGATTACCTGCACAGCATATGATTAACGTCTGCCATCGCCGCCCGCAGCCGTGCGCTGCCTGACGACCTCATAGACCAGCAGGGCGGTCGCGGTGGCGACGTTCAGCGAGTTGACCTTGCCGACCATCGGGATCTGTACCTGAACATCGGCCTGATCGAGCCAGGCCTGGCTCAAGCCCTCTTTTTCGGTGCCGACCGCAATCGCCACGGGGCCGCGCAGATCGGCCTCGGTGTAGCGCGTGTCAGCCTGCGGCGTGGCGGCGATGATCCGGATCTTGTGCTTGCGCAGCCAGGCGATCGTCTGATCGTTGTCGGCAGCCGCGACGGGCACGCTGAAGAGCGCGCCTTTGCTCGACCGAACGATGTTGGGATTGCCCCAGTCGGTCAGCGGCGCGGCGGCGATTAGCGCGTCGACTCCCGCCGCGTCTGCGGTGCGCAGCATCGCGCCCAGGTTGCCGGGCTTCTCGACCGCCTCGGCGACGACCACAAACGGATTGTGGCCCGGCTGAAGCGTTTGAAGACTTGTGTTGAGCGCCGGAAAGACCGCCAGCCAGCCATCAGGCCCCTCGCGGTAGGCGATCTTTTCAAAAATGCGCTCGCTCACTTCGATCAACTCGGCGCTGGTACGCTCGATCTGCTCAAGCAGGCGTTGGGCACCGGGGGCGCGAAACAGCGCCGGGCAGAAGTAGAGCGCCGTCGGCTGAGCGCCGCTGGCAAGCGCCAGCGATAGCTCCTCATAGCCTTCGACCCGCATCAGCCTGCTGCGGTCGCGCTCTTTTCGATCGCGCAGCGCGATTACCTGCTTGACTTTCGGATTGTGTGGACTGGTGATGATCATGTTCCAGGTTTCAAGTTTCAAGCTTCAAGTCTGCCTGGTTCCCTTGTTCCTTTGTTCTTTCGCCCCTACGAGGCCGACCAGCGCGCGAACAACGCGGTCGAGAGATAGCGACCGCCGGATCGTTCGACTGTCGCCATCTCGCCGCTGACGAGCAAGCCGCCGTAGCCTTTGAGCATATCATCCAGGGCATAGTACAGGCCCAGCGCCGAGATCTTGATCGCGTACGCCGTCAGCACAACGAAGAGCGGCTTGGGCGTGAACAGCTTGCGGCACTCATCCAGCAGCTCCGGTAAGGACTCCTCAAGCCGCCAGATCTCGCCTTTCGGGCCGCGTCCAAACGGCGGCGGATCGACGATGAAGCCGTCGTACTGCGCGCCGCGCCGCGCCTCGCGCCGGACGAATTTCAGCGCGTCATCGAGAATCCAGCGCACCGGCGCGCTGTCCAGCCGTGAGAGCGCCTGATTTTCACGCGCCCAGGCGATCCCTTTCTTGGAAGCGTCGACATGAGTGACATGCGCGCCAGCGTGCGCGGCGATCAGCGTGGCAAGGCCGGTGTAGCCAAACAAATTAAGGACTCTAACGGGCCGCCCGGCATCGGTGATCAGGCGGTACATCCAATCCCAGTGGTTCGCCTGCTCCGGAAACACGCCCAGATGGCGGAAGGGAGTCGGCTGGACCCAGAATGAGATCCCTTTGTAGCGCATCGTCCAGCGCGGCTCGATCGTCTCGTGGAAGTACCAGCGCCCGCCGTCGGCCTCGGCATCCGTCCGAAAAACGGCCTCTGCGGCATCCCACTCCTTGCGCGGTAAGATCGGCTGCCAGATCGCCTGCGGCTCCGGGCGCACAAAGGAGTAGGGTCCAAACCGTTCGAGCTTTCGGCCAGCGCCGCTATCCTTTAGCTCATAGTCCGTCCAGTCGGGAGAGGTCAGCAAAACGAACTCTGGTTGTCGCTTCTGTCTCATGCGGTCTGCCACCTACATCGATCGCTGCTCACAGCATTCCGTGTATTGTGCGCAATTTTTGTCATGCGTGCAAGTTTTAGGTACAATGCTCTCGCTGCATCCAGATTCAATTCTGCATCAGAAAGGGAAATAATTGGGGCGAGCCCGGGCCCAGAGGGCACCCGCCCGGCCTGACGGCGCACGGGATCGGCGGGGCTACTGCGTAAGCATTCGGACGCTCATCCTCCGAAATATTCGCTCACAGCGCGTTTGCTTGCTTTACATACTAAGTGTGGTATAATCTCGCCTTGTACTCGAGGGGCTGTTGCCCCTCGTTGTTACGCCAGTTTCGCCGCCCGGTTGCGGGCGAGTGCAGGAATAGGGAGTTTAGGCCCGGTCATACCGGAGACCAACCCCCTGTTCCTATCGCATTGTCTAAAGCTATAGCATCGTTTGTAGCAGGAGGAACGCTACACAATGGCACGCGCAAAGTTTGAGCGGACGAAGCCACATCTCAATGTCGGCACGATCGGC encodes the following:
- the fusA gene encoding elongation factor G, which encodes MPRQAPLNLYRNIGIIAHIDAGKTTTTERVLYYTGRTYKIGEVHEGTATMDFMPQERERGITIQSAATTAEWKGHRVNIIDTPGHVDFTAEVERSLRVLDGGVVVFDAVAGVEPQSETVWRQADKYSVPRICFVNKMDRMGANFERTVQMIIDRLGAKPVPIQLPIGAEDQFKGIIDLMNNNAVIYKDDLGKEQEIVEIPAELVDKAAELRAQMVEAIAETDDALTLLYLEGEEIGVDELKRALRTATIENKLVPVLCGAALKNKGVQRMLDAVVDYLPSPLEVPAIKAVLPGQSPDAEDVEFITRNPDDNEPFAALVFKIVADPFVGKLAYFRVYSGKIEAGSYVFNSTKGQKERIGRLLQMHANHREEIKEVYAGDIAAMVGPKQTFTGDTICDPTSPVVLETIKFPDPVIHVAVEPKTKADQDKMGLALAKLAEEDPTFRLRTDQETGQTIIGGMGELHLEVIVDRMMREFKVEANVGKPQVAYRESISQPSDIDSKFVRQSGGKGQYGHVKVRFEPMDQGTGFEFVNATVGGSVPKEYVPAVEQGIREAMETGVVAGYPVVDLRATLYDGSFHEVDSSEMAFKIAASMALKDGVRKGRPQILEPIMKVEVTVPEDFMGTVLGDLNSRRGRVEGMDARGNAQVIRAQVPLSNMFGYATDLRSMTSGRANYSMEFSHYEPLPNSLAEEIMAKSKR
- a CDS encoding TrmH family RNA methyltransferase — encoded protein: MSVVKPVPAGIQHPRVKQYLAVKNNTKSNPENLACLEGLWELTIAQKEALEIRAFFVCPELLRGDAARALVDRLMHAGVHSYQVSERVMQRLADKDEPDGLAAIVRLPRFTWDDLQLKQHNSLVVLDALEIPGNIGTIIRCADAVGADGIIITNRRTRLSHPKLLHSSMGSSFTFPVIEAQVDEAIRWLKEHDFRIVTTDADAPLNYRKADYRGRVAVVMGSERYGIVREWHDAADVEVAIPMTGKIDSLNVGNAAVLMLYEVFHHQQPEKFANR
- a CDS encoding RNA methyltransferase, producing MKLETWNMIITSPHNPKVKQVIALRDRKERDRSRLMRVEGYEELSLALASGAQPTALYFCPALFRAPGAQRLLEQIERTSAELIEVSERIFEKIAYREGPDGWLAVFPALNTSLQTLQPGHNPFVVVAEAVEKPGNLGAMLRTADAAGVDALIAAAPLTDWGNPNIVRSSKGALFSVPVAAADNDQTIAWLRKHKIRIIAATPQADTRYTEADLRGPVAIAVGTEKEGLSQAWLDQADVQVQIPMVGKVNSLNVATATALLVYEVVRQRTAAGGDGRR
- a CDS encoding class I SAM-dependent methyltransferase, with the protein product MRQKRQPEFVLLTSPDWTDYELKDSGAGRKLERFGPYSFVRPEPQAIWQPILPRKEWDAAEAVFRTDAEADGGRWYFHETIEPRWTMRYKGISFWVQPTPFRHLGVFPEQANHWDWMYRLITDAGRPVRVLNLFGYTGLATLIAAHAGAHVTHVDASKKGIAWARENQALSRLDSAPVRWILDDALKFVRREARRGAQYDGFIVDPPPFGRGPKGEIWRLEESLPELLDECRKLFTPKPLFVVLTAYAIKISALGLYYALDDMLKGYGGLLVSGEMATVERSGGRYLSTALFARWSAS